In a single window of the Thunnus maccoyii chromosome 7, fThuMac1.1, whole genome shotgun sequence genome:
- the uhrf1 gene encoding E3 ubiquitin-protein ligase UHRF1 gives MWIQVRTMDGKETHRVDSLSKLTKVDELRLKIMAIFNVEPERQRLFYRGKQMEDGHTIFDYNVGLNDIVQLLVRQKLPAGDVAKSKDKEAELSDSDSGCGSTQSESDKSSTHGEVEGQTAGTSAQINTQELIDPGFGFFKINELVDARDLNMGAWFEGQIVNVTKTTKTPKEEAAEAEPAEEEILYHVKYEDYPENGVIQLLVKDVRPRARTVYQWHQLEPGMVVMVNYNPDDTKERGYWYDAEIQRKRESRTAREIYAKIILGDAGDSLNDCRIMFLTEIYKIEEPGSLSDAPAGTESPLKRSNGPECKHCKDNPDKNCRWCNCHICGIKQDPDKQLLCDECDMAYHTYCLNPPLTSIPEDEDWYCPGCRNDASEVVLAGQKLKDSKKKAKMASASSSSQRDWGKGMACVGRTKQCTIVPSNHYGPIPGIPVGSLWKFRVQVSESGVHRPHVAGIHGRSNDGAYSLVLAGGYEDDVDDGNEFTYTGSGGRDLSGNKRTAEQSCDQTLTHMNRALALNCNVPVNDKNGAESKNWKEGKPVRVVRNCKGRKHSKYSPEEGNRYDGIYKVVKYWPAKGKSGFLVWRYLLKRDDDEPAPWTRDGKERIKKLGLVMQYPAGYQKEKENKNEVEEEAATPSKAKRKRKSQGSESTKTSPAKTPKKVKVEVYKLTQEQKALIKGDKPNKKLWDEAMESLSLGPKFLNKVEEVFLCICCQEVVFQPITTECQHNVCRECLQRSFKAEVYSCPACRHDLGKNYSMAVNKSLQDILNQFFPGYSNGR, from the exons ATGTGGATTCAAGTGCGCACAATGGATGGGAAGGAAACCCACCGGGTGGATTCCCTGTCCAAACTCACCAAGGTGGATGAGCTACGTCTCAAAATTATGGCGATCTTCAACGTGGAGCCTGAGAGGCAGAGGCTGTTTTACCGTGGCAAGCAG ATGGAGGACGGACATACCATATTCGACTATAACGTGGGCCTAAACGACATAGTGCAGCTGCTTGTTAGGCAGAAGTTGCCTGCTGGTGATGTTGCCAAAAGCAAGGACAAAGAAGCTGAACTCTCCGATTCTGATTCTGGCTGTGGCTCAACCCAGAGTGAGTCTGACAAGAGCTCAACTCATGGCGAGGTCGAGGGTCAGACTGCCGGCACCTCTGCCCAAATAAACACCCAAGAGCTCATTGACCCAGGGTTTGGATTTTTTAAG ATCAATGAGTTGGTGGATGCAAGAGACTTGAACATGGGGGCGTGGTTTGAAGGCCAGATCGTGAATGTTACCAAGACGACAAAGACTCCTAAAGAGGAGGCAGCTGAGGCAGAAccagcagaggaggagataCTGTACCACGTGAAATATGAAGA CTACCCAGAGAATGGAGTGATTCAGCTGCTGGTCAAGGATGTTCGTCCAAGGGCCCGTACTGTGTACCAGTGGCACCAGCTGGAGCCTGGTATGGTTGTCATGGTCAACTACAACCCAGATGACACCAAGGAGCGTGGCTACTGGTACGATGCTGAGATCCAGAGGAAAAGGGAGAGTCGCACCGCGCGTGAGATTTATGCCAAGATTATCCTTGG TGATGCTGGTGACTCCCTTAATGACTGCCGGATCATGTTCCTGACTGAAATCTACAAAATCGAGGAGCCTGGTTCTCTAAGTGACGCCCCAGCTGGAACTGAGAGTCCACTAAAAA GATCAAATGGACCTGAGTGCAAGCACTGCAAGGACAATCCCGATAAAAACTGTCGCTGGTGTAACTGCCACATCTGCGGCATCAAGCAGGATCCtgacaaacagctgctgtgcGACGAATGTGACATGGCCTATCACACATACTGCCTGAACCCCCCACTCACCTCCATCCCTGAGGATGAAGACTG GTATTGCCCAGGTTGCCGTAACGACGCCAGTGAGGTTGTGCTGGCTGGACAGAAGCTGAAAGACAGCAAGAAGAAAGCTAAGATGGCTTCTGCCAGCTCATCCAGCCAGAGGGACTGGGGCAAG GGAATGGCCTGTGTTGGTCGAACCAAGCAGTGCACCATCGTCCCGTCCAACCACTACGGCCCCATCCCCGGCATCCCTGTTGGCTCCCTGTGGAAGTTCAGAGTGCAG gtcagTGAGTCTGGCGTTCACAGGCCACATGTAGCTGGGATTCATGGCAGGAGCAATGATGGTGCATACTCTCTGGTCTTGGCAGGAGGCTATGAAGATGAtgtg GATGATGGAAATGAGTTTACTTACACTGGCTCTGGAGGGCGAGATCTGTCTGGAAACAAGAGGACTGCTGAACAATCATGTGACCAGACACTTACCCACATGAACCG GGCGCTGGCTCTCAACTGCAATGTCCCTGTCAATGACAAAAATGGAGCAGAGTCCAAGAACTGGAAGGAAGGCAAACCAGTTAGGGTTGTGCGCAACTGTAAGGGTCGCAAGCACAGTAAATACTCCCCTGAAGAAGGAAACAGATATGATGGGATATATAAG GTGGTGAAGTACTGGCCAGCCAAAGGTAAATCTGGCTTCTTGGTTTGGCGGTATCTGCTGAAGCGGGATGATGATGAGCCAGCACCATGGACCAGAGATGGCAAGGAACGCATCAAGAAGCTTGGTCTTGTTATGCAG tatCCTGCAGGCtatcagaaagagaaagagaacaaaaatgAAGTGGAAGAGGAGGCAGCAACGCCCAGCAaagcaaagaggaagagaaaatcTCAGGGCAGCG AATCCACCAAGACCTCACCAGCCAAGACTCCTAAGAAAGTCAAGGTAGAGGTGTACAAGCTCACCCAGGAGCAGAAAGCACTCATCAAGGGTGATAAGCCAAACAAGAAGCTGTGGGACGAAGCCATGGAGTCACTGTCACTTGGACCG aaatTCTTGAACAAAGTTGAAGAAGTTTTCCTCTGCATTTGCTGCCAAGAAGTGGTCTTTCAGCCCATCACCACAGAGTGCCAACACAATGTCTGCAGG GAATGCCTTCAGCGATCCTTCAAAGCAGAGGTGTACTCCTGCCCGGCCTGCAGACACGACCTGGGCAAAAACTACTCCATGGCTGTCAACAAATCCCTGCAGGACATTCTAAATCAGTTTTTCCCAGGGTACAGCAATGGGCGATGA